Proteins found in one Triticum urartu cultivar G1812 chromosome 4, Tu2.1, whole genome shotgun sequence genomic segment:
- the LOC125551133 gene encoding uncharacterized protein LOC125551133, which produces MASTYHYRLPYPLPLTAAPPAFASRCRFPMASTGPLGVTVSTSESVGQNDLLIVGPGVLGRIVAEKWRQEHPDCKIYGQTATTDHHSELTKIGIIPSLKGPRVDQKVPYVIFCAPPYRTDDYPGDLRVAASNWSGEGSFLFTSSTAVYDCNDNGFCGEDSPCVPIGRSPRTDVLLKAENVVLEAGGCALRLAGLYKKDQGPHVFWLSKGTVDARPDLIISMIHYEDAASLGIAIMKRKLRGRVFVGCDNQPLSRQEIMDRVNRSEKFDGKFEGFTGTDGPLGKRMDNSKTRAEIGWEPKYPSFTEFLGLSN; this is translated from the exons ATGGCGTCGACCTACCACTATCGGCTACCATATCCTCTCCCATTGACTGCTGCACCCCCAGCGTTCGCATCCCGCTGCCGCTTCCCGATGGCCTCCACCGGCCCCCTCG GGGTCACGGTGTCCACATCGGAGAGTGTTGGTCAGAATGACTTGCTGATTGTCGGGCCTGGTGTGCTTGGTCGAATCGTAGCTGAGAAATGGCGACAG GAGCATCCAGATTGCAAAATTTATGGCCAGACTGCAACCACAGATCATCACAGTGAACTAACTAAAATTGGGATAATTCCCTCCCTGAAGGGACCCAGAGTTGATCAGAAAGTTCCATACGTTATTTTTTGTGCTCCTCCATATCGCACGGATGATTACCCTGGGGATCTTAG AGTTGCTGCATCAAACTGGAGTGGGGAAGGTTCTTTCCTGTTTACATCAAGTACTGCCGTGTATGACTGCAATGACAATGGATTTTGTGGCGAG GATTCTCCTTGTGTGCCGATTGGTAGGAGTCCTCGGACTGACGTCCTTCTAAAAGCAGAAAATGTCGTCCTTGAGGCAGGAGGCTGTGCCCTGAGGCTAGCAGGGCTTTAT AAAAAGGATCAAGGTCCTCATGTTTTCTGGTTATCAAAAGGAACTGTAGATGCACGACCAGATCTCATAATCAGTATGATCCATTATGAA GATGCTGCTTCGCTTGGAATTGCCATCATGAAGAGGAAACTTCGCGGGCGTGTCTTTGTGGGCTGTGACAACCAACCTCTGTCCAG GCAAGAAATCATGGACCGTGTTAACAGGAGCGAGAAATTTGACGGCAAGTTTGAGGGCTTCACAG GTACAGACGGTCCATTGGGGAAGAGGATGGATAATTCCAAAACTCGGGCTGAGATCGGTTGGGAGCCCAAATATCCTAGTTTCACAGAATTCCTTGGTCTCAGCAATTGA